The DNA region tccatacctcagcATGTTGTCCTGgggtcccccttctctccctcctcctcttccctccctccctctctctccatacctcagcATGTTGTCCTGgggtcccccttctctccctcctcctcttccctccctccctctctctccatacctcagcATGTTGTCCTGgggtccccctgtctctccctcctcctcttccctccctccctctctctccatacctcagcATGTTGTCCTGgggtcccccttctctccctcctcctcttccctccctccctctctctccatacctcagcATGTTGTCCTGgggtcccccttctctccctcctcctcttccctccctccctctctctccatacctcagcATGTTGTCCTGgggtcccccttctctccctcctcctcttccctccctccctctctctccatacctcagcATGTTGTCCTGgggtcccccttctctccctcctcctcttccctccctccctctctctccatacctcagcATGTTGTCCTGGGGTCAACTGTCTctgacactgttgacacttcagacACAGAGGGTGGTAGTCCCGCCCCAATGACCTCTTCTTCTCACCTGGACCAATGGGGAGAGAGGATACCAAGGGTTAGAGGTCAAATGTCTGTCATGGACCAATCTGG from Salmo salar unplaced genomic scaffold, Ssal_v3.1, whole genome shotgun sequence includes:
- the LOC106592699 gene encoding cysteine-rich protein 2 isoform X4 — protein: MVGYCPICGKPVYFGEKKRSLGRDYHPLCLKCQQCQRQLTPGQHAEVWREREGGKRRRERRGTPGQHAEHDEKPYCTNCYMKMFGTRGTSLTKNHQNTT
- the LOC106592699 gene encoding cysteine-rich protein 1 isoform X3, producing MVGYCPICGKPVYFGEKKRSLGRDYHPLCLKCQQCQRQLTPGQHAEVWREREGGKRRRERRGTPGQHAEHDEKPYCTNCYMKMFGTRGNRRLMSNCHSSASSSSSSS
- the LOC106592699 gene encoding cysteine-rich protein 1 isoform X2 — its product is MVGYCPICGKPVYFGEKKRSLGRDYHPLCLKCQQCQRQLTPGQHAEVWREREGGKRRRERRGTPGQHAEHDEKPYCTNCYMKMFGTRAGNRRLMSNCHSSASSSSSSS